The following coding sequences lie in one Streptomyces albofaciens JCM 4342 genomic window:
- a CDS encoding JmjC domain-containing protein produces the protein MPLSDLIDNPAEVLAHWPHEPLTFHRAPDTFQHLLTLDEVDELIDSNCLAMRNVVLLKQGRIFEAWEYHDPNDPGMPRRNTVRRHITDGGSISLRELEQFKPAVARLYEELRHETGYGVHINAYLTPPGAQGLKYHFDPYVTLVLQLAGRKTWPCHRPFIKAPVQEYGSFHLTGFTAEQLRYLATTPPALSFTLAPGDVLWLPRGYVHSPYTEGDETSLHITVAFKERTHQWLTQQIAEDLVQRALQDPQMREELPPTTLMGDTLSAIKQAREYLIGALLLMDPEDAVKYVRGAALRP, from the coding sequence ATGCCGCTAAGCGACTTGATCGACAACCCCGCCGAAGTCCTGGCCCACTGGCCGCACGAACCGCTCACCTTCCACCGCGCCCCCGACACGTTCCAGCATCTACTGACGCTCGACGAGGTAGACGAGCTGATCGATTCCAACTGCCTCGCCATGCGGAACGTGGTTCTCCTCAAACAGGGGCGGATCTTCGAGGCGTGGGAGTACCACGACCCCAACGACCCGGGGATGCCTCGCCGCAACACCGTGCGTAGGCACATCACCGATGGCGGCTCAATCTCCCTACGCGAGCTGGAGCAGTTCAAACCGGCCGTAGCGAGGCTCTACGAGGAACTGCGCCACGAGACCGGCTACGGGGTACACATCAACGCCTACCTCACCCCGCCCGGCGCCCAGGGCCTCAAATACCACTTCGACCCCTACGTCACGCTCGTTCTGCAACTCGCCGGCCGTAAGACGTGGCCCTGCCATCGTCCATTCATCAAGGCCCCTGTACAGGAGTACGGATCGTTCCACCTCACCGGGTTCACGGCCGAACAGCTCCGCTACCTCGCCACCACTCCGCCGGCCCTGAGCTTCACCCTCGCCCCCGGTGACGTGCTGTGGCTCCCCCGCGGATACGTGCACTCGCCCTACACCGAGGGAGACGAGACTTCGCTACACATCACCGTCGCGTTCAAAGAGCGGACGCACCAGTGGCTCACACAGCAGATCGCCGAAGACCTCGTTCAGCGAGCCCTCCAAGACCCACAGATGCGCGAGGAACTGCCGCCCACCACCCTCATGGGTGACACCCTGTCCGCCATCAAGCAGGCACGCGAGTACCTCATTGGGGCTTTGCTGCTCATGGACCCGGAAGACGCGGTTAAGTACGTCCGAGGCGCCGCCCTCCGACCCTGA
- a CDS encoding lasso RiPP family leader peptide-containing protein, translating to MQENWEEADYEAPELAEVGDFAEVTRGYSGLYWDGYSGFFGLP from the coding sequence ATGCAGGAGAACTGGGAAGAAGCCGACTACGAAGCCCCCGAGTTGGCCGAAGTCGGCGACTTCGCGGAAGTGACGCGTGGCTACTCCGGCCTCTACTGGGACGGGTACTCCGGGTTCTTCGGCTTGCCCTAA
- a CDS encoding ATP-binding protein, with the protein MTLALVQRPPTLPQPPHSFRFDLVSGVTAPEIARTVVADLMNMTGNAELADIARLLVSELVTNVHLHTNTAVVRLDVAVHPASVRVAVWDDAPGSRLLSLPALLDGGSGRGLLLVEALASRWGVYRPNINTRRRKGVWFALDRDVSGAP; encoded by the coding sequence ATGACTCTCGCACTCGTCCAACGACCCCCCACCCTCCCCCAGCCACCCCACTCGTTCCGGTTCGACCTGGTGAGTGGCGTGACCGCTCCGGAGATCGCCCGGACCGTCGTGGCCGATCTGATGAATATGACCGGGAACGCGGAACTCGCCGACATCGCACGTCTATTGGTCAGCGAGCTGGTCACCAATGTCCACCTGCACACGAACACGGCCGTCGTGCGCCTCGACGTGGCCGTACACCCCGCGTCCGTACGCGTGGCCGTATGGGACGACGCGCCCGGCAGCCGCCTTCTGAGCCTGCCCGCCCTGCTCGATGGCGGATCGGGACGCGGGCTGCTCCTGGTCGAGGCCCTGGCGTCACGCTGGGGCGTCTACCGGCCCAACATCAACACCCGTCGGCGCAAGGGGGTGTGGTTCGCGCTCGACCGGGACGTGAGCGGCGCTCCGTAA
- a CDS encoding helix-turn-helix domain-containing protein, which produces MPPRSHPTARQARLGAELRKLRERAGITGGEAAAFLGGERALVSHIESGRYGVSAERVRRLAAFYSATDRALVDALATMAEDRRKGWWTDFRGILHPSFLDLAELEYHASWMRTIQMLHIPGQFQTEEYAFSVFGGAVTEVPRRELEARVEHRLRRQQIFDRPTPPAFEALVHEAALRICYGERKAMRTQLDRLLEATDMPSVTIRVIPFTAEKLTGSAHSMLYAGGPIPPLDTVQVDSAFGGTFLDAEAQLAKYRALAESVKAVSLDADESRDIIHRIAQEM; this is translated from the coding sequence ATGCCGCCGAGGAGCCACCCGACCGCGCGACAGGCGCGGCTCGGCGCCGAACTGCGCAAGCTCCGCGAGCGCGCCGGCATAACCGGGGGCGAGGCCGCCGCGTTCCTCGGCGGCGAGCGCGCACTCGTGAGCCACATCGAATCGGGCCGGTACGGCGTGAGCGCGGAACGCGTGCGGCGGCTCGCCGCTTTCTACTCGGCCACGGATCGGGCCTTGGTGGACGCCTTGGCAACGATGGCGGAGGACCGCCGCAAGGGATGGTGGACGGACTTCCGCGGCATCCTCCACCCGAGCTTCCTGGACCTGGCGGAGCTGGAGTATCACGCCTCATGGATGCGCACCATCCAAATGCTGCACATCCCAGGGCAGTTCCAGACCGAGGAGTACGCGTTTTCGGTTTTCGGCGGCGCGGTGACCGAGGTTCCGCGCCGCGAGCTGGAGGCCCGCGTCGAGCACAGGTTGCGTCGGCAGCAGATTTTCGACCGGCCGACACCCCCGGCATTTGAAGCGCTGGTTCACGAAGCAGCCCTCCGCATCTGCTACGGCGAACGCAAAGCCATGCGGACACAGCTCGACCGTCTGCTCGAAGCAACCGATATGCCGAGCGTAACCATCCGGGTCATCCCGTTCACCGCCGAGAAACTGACCGGCTCCGCTCACTCGATGTTGTACGCAGGCGGACCGATCCCGCCCCTAGACACCGTTCAGGTAGACAGTGCCTTTGGCGGCACCTTTCTGGACGCTGAGGCGCAACTCGCCAAGTATCGGGCGTTGGCCGAATCCGTAAAGGCCGTATCGCTCGACGCGGACGAGTCGCGCGACATAATTCACCGGATCGCACAGGAAATGTGA
- a CDS encoding DUF397 domain-containing protein: MTEAIRWQKSSYSGGDTGQNCVELSKDGGVIRLRESDSPDTVISFGRHQLGALMRGVKAMKLDHSN; this comes from the coding sequence ATGACAGAAGCAATACGCTGGCAGAAGTCCTCTTACTCCGGGGGCGACACGGGGCAAAACTGCGTGGAACTGTCCAAGGATGGCGGTGTAATCAGGTTGCGCGAGAGCGACTCCCCCGACACGGTCATCAGCTTCGGGCGGCATCAGCTTGGCGCCTTGATGCGAGGCGTCAAGGCAATGAAGCTCGACCACTCGAACTGA
- the tgmA gene encoding putative ATP-grasp-modified RiPP — protein MTTFAHPREGFPLAPDGGPVPYGGEKPGGQATRPWILRFARVPDAAKAATRPDAAYDAVSQVSVGLLGEPLPFANTHNPTVPDGSLTNPPPLDEGPKD, from the coding sequence GTGACGACATTTGCGCACCCCCGGGAAGGATTCCCGCTCGCGCCTGACGGTGGACCGGTTCCGTACGGCGGCGAAAAGCCCGGCGGGCAGGCCACCCGACCCTGGATTCTCCGGTTCGCCCGCGTACCCGATGCCGCCAAGGCAGCCACGCGGCCGGATGCCGCGTACGACGCCGTATCGCAGGTGTCCGTCGGGCTGCTCGGGGAGCCGCTGCCCTTCGCCAACACCCACAATCCGACCGTCCCGGACGGGTCGTTGACCAACCCTCCGCCACTCGACGAGGGTCCGAAGGACTGA
- the tgmB gene encoding ATP-grasp ribosomal peptide maturase, whose protein sequence is MAVLVIAARDDWPTDRVVRMLTERGADVFRLDAAEFPQQVALNGRTEANGWGGRLSNAHHSVDLGAITATYYRAPHAFQFPTGMSGPEHRFAAAQARAGLGGILTALDCRWVSHPAAMARAEYKPLQLAMARDCGLTVPPTLITNDPAAVRSFADDIGGPLVSKPVASPVFVEGDQLKTVYTRRLTADDLADLSGVGATAHLFQAWVDKAYEVRLTVVGPRLFAAEIHAGSPQAYEDWRSDYPALTYSPTRTPDHIARAVRRLTGRLGLRFAACDFVVPPTGEWTFLEANPCGQWDWIQHHTGLPIAEAIADELQGVAP, encoded by the coding sequence ATGGCCGTCCTCGTCATCGCGGCCCGCGACGACTGGCCCACCGACCGTGTCGTACGCATGCTGACCGAACGCGGCGCCGACGTGTTCCGCCTCGACGCCGCCGAATTCCCGCAACAGGTCGCGCTGAACGGCCGTACAGAAGCCAACGGTTGGGGCGGGCGGCTGTCCAACGCACACCACTCCGTGGACCTCGGCGCGATCACCGCCACCTACTACCGCGCTCCCCACGCCTTTCAATTCCCCACCGGCATGTCCGGCCCGGAACACCGCTTCGCCGCGGCTCAGGCGCGGGCCGGTCTCGGCGGCATTCTCACCGCGCTGGACTGCCGTTGGGTCAGTCATCCCGCCGCCATGGCACGCGCCGAGTACAAACCGCTGCAACTCGCCATGGCCCGCGACTGCGGCCTGACCGTACCGCCGACGCTGATCACCAACGACCCGGCCGCCGTCCGCTCGTTCGCCGACGACATCGGCGGTCCGCTCGTCTCCAAGCCCGTCGCCAGCCCCGTCTTCGTCGAGGGCGACCAGCTCAAGACCGTCTACACCCGCCGCCTCACCGCCGACGACCTCGCCGACCTGTCCGGCGTCGGGGCCACCGCCCACCTCTTCCAGGCGTGGGTGGACAAGGCGTACGAGGTCCGGCTGACCGTCGTGGGCCCCCGCCTGTTCGCGGCCGAGATCCACGCGGGCAGTCCGCAGGCGTACGAGGACTGGCGCAGCGACTACCCCGCCCTGACCTACTCCCCCACCCGCACCCCCGACCACATCGCGCGCGCCGTACGCCGGCTGACCGGCCGTCTCGGACTGCGCTTCGCCGCCTGCGACTTCGTCGTACCGCCCACCGGGGAGTGGACGTTCCTCGAAGCCAATCCGTGCGGCCAGTGGGACTGGATCCAGCATCACACCGGGCTTCCCATCGCCGAAGCCATCGCCGACGAACTGCAAGGAGTGGCGCCGTGA
- a CDS encoding protein-L-isoaspartate O-methyltransferase, with translation MNASLTDDVRPRLAALVTALEEGGALRTPEWARVFAAVPRHVFVPRWYEQETTDKGITAWRLCDASDQGQDRGRGQYQDQGRGQGQDRGPDWDRDAWFSAAYSDRTLVTALDPATAEQVGDRTWTGLPTSSSTAPHLVAAMLEELDVQDGHRVWDVGTGTGYLTALLCTRLGSRLVHSSDIAPALSEAARTRLASLGHTPHLTVHDARDPWDAGEAGEAGDAAWDTRETRNARNDHTDHSAHLDHTEPPDHPGTAVFDRVIATCSVRSVPAAWLRRTRTGGAILTDLDLGIEGGLVRVTVDGRRAAGRFTRTTGRFMAARGDAHTYPRKHRPPYAPETATRPTPVTAADLRTHYPFRLLLAFHLPYAELVYHCADDGTLSLQLQHGGTWARSPISGERPGTVTYGGADDLWATVEAVWRWWNDHGRPAQDQFGYACEPDGRHHVWHIPGGRRWELTGP, from the coding sequence GTGAACGCCTCCCTCACCGACGACGTACGGCCCCGGCTGGCCGCGCTCGTCACCGCACTCGAAGAGGGCGGCGCGCTGCGTACCCCCGAGTGGGCGCGGGTTTTCGCCGCCGTACCCCGCCATGTCTTCGTACCGCGCTGGTACGAGCAGGAGACCACGGACAAGGGCATCACCGCGTGGCGCCTGTGCGACGCCTCCGACCAGGGCCAAGACCGGGGCCGTGGCCAGTACCAAGACCAGGGCCGTGGCCAGGGCCAAGACCGGGGCCCGGACTGGGACCGGGACGCCTGGTTCAGTGCCGCCTACAGCGACCGCACCCTCGTCACCGCGCTGGACCCGGCCACCGCCGAACAGGTCGGCGACCGTACCTGGACCGGCCTGCCCACCTCCTCCAGCACCGCGCCGCACCTCGTGGCCGCGATGCTGGAAGAACTCGACGTCCAGGACGGCCACCGGGTCTGGGACGTCGGCACCGGAACCGGCTACCTCACCGCCCTCCTGTGCACCCGCCTCGGTTCCCGCCTCGTCCACTCCAGCGACATCGCCCCCGCGCTCTCGGAGGCCGCCCGTACCCGCCTGGCGAGCCTCGGCCACACCCCTCACCTGACCGTCCACGACGCCCGGGACCCCTGGGACGCCGGGGAGGCCGGGGAGGCCGGGGACGCCGCCTGGGATACCCGGGAGACCCGAAATGCCCGGAACGACCACACCGATCACTCCGCTCACCTCGACCACACCGAACCCCCCGACCACCCCGGCACGGCCGTCTTCGACCGCGTCATCGCCACCTGTTCCGTACGGTCCGTCCCCGCCGCATGGCTCCGCAGGACGCGCACCGGCGGGGCCATCCTGACCGACCTCGACCTCGGTATCGAGGGCGGCCTCGTCCGCGTCACCGTCGACGGCCGGCGCGCCGCCGGACGCTTCACCAGGACCACCGGCCGCTTCATGGCGGCCCGCGGTGACGCCCACACGTACCCCCGCAAACACCGGCCCCCGTACGCGCCGGAGACCGCCACCCGCCCCACCCCGGTCACCGCGGCCGACCTGCGGACCCACTACCCCTTCCGTCTCCTCCTGGCCTTCCACCTGCCGTACGCCGAACTCGTCTACCACTGCGCCGACGACGGCACCCTGTCGCTCCAGCTCCAGCACGGCGGGACGTGGGCCCGGTCCCCGATCTCCGGGGAACGCCCCGGCACCGTCACCTACGGCGGCGCGGACGATCTCTGGGCGACCGTGGAAGCCGTCTGGCGGTGGTGGAACGATCACGGCCGTCCGGCACAGGACCAGTTCGGTTACGCGTGCGAGCCGGATGGCCGACATCACGTATGGCACATTCCGGGCGGGCGGCGGTGGGAGCTCACGGGCCCGTAA
- a CDS encoding MOSC domain-containing protein: MGTMVGTVTTLWRYPVKSLLGEEVPDAVADARGLAGDRGLALVHQTSGQVASAKNPRLWRDLLKLRAEIIDDAVRITLPSGRTVRSTDAHVDKTLSAHLGQPVTLADAPPEKATLERSRPEEVLEAGAGAEVGNETLEIATQAPPGTFFDYAPLHLITRATLDRITELGPRATTVEAERYRPNIVIRTEAAGFVENDWPGHELRIGDELTLRVVARTPRCAVPTLEHGRLPRDLDALRVPARHNRVVPMEGMGPQPCAGVYAQVVRPGRIRQGDAVRVV, encoded by the coding sequence ATGGGGACGATGGTGGGAACGGTGACCACGCTGTGGCGTTATCCGGTGAAATCGCTGCTCGGTGAGGAGGTTCCGGACGCCGTGGCGGATGCCCGCGGGCTGGCGGGGGACCGCGGGCTCGCGCTGGTGCACCAGACATCCGGCCAGGTCGCCAGCGCGAAGAACCCGCGGCTGTGGCGCGACTTGCTGAAGTTGCGGGCCGAGATCATCGACGATGCCGTACGGATCACGCTTCCCTCCGGCCGGACCGTACGGTCCACCGACGCACACGTCGACAAGACGCTCTCCGCCCACCTCGGGCAGCCCGTCACCCTGGCCGACGCCCCGCCCGAAAAGGCCACCCTGGAGCGCTCACGGCCCGAAGAGGTACTGGAGGCCGGCGCGGGGGCCGAGGTGGGGAACGAGACCCTGGAGATCGCCACACAGGCGCCGCCCGGCACCTTCTTCGACTACGCGCCGCTGCACCTGATCACCCGCGCCACCCTCGACCGGATCACCGAGCTGGGGCCGCGCGCCACCACCGTCGAGGCCGAGCGCTACCGGCCCAACATCGTCATCCGTACCGAGGCCGCCGGTTTCGTCGAGAACGACTGGCCCGGCCACGAGCTGCGCATCGGCGACGAACTCACCCTCCGGGTCGTGGCCCGCACGCCGCGGTGCGCCGTACCGACACTGGAGCACGGCAGGCTGCCGCGCGACCTGGACGCGCTGCGCGTGCCCGCGCGGCACAACCGGGTGGTGCCGATGGAGGGCATGGGGCCGCAGCCCTGCGCCGGGGTGTACGCCCAGGTCGTGCGGCCGGGACGGATCCGGCAGGGGGATGCGGTGCGGGTGGTGTGA
- a CDS encoding SigE family RNA polymerase sigma factor, translating into MTTPVCTSASSAAVFPSFSSYVRARGPVLLRTARSLTANPSDAEDLLQTALAKTFVAWERIEDHRALDGYVRRALLNTRTSQWRKRRVDEFACEEIPEPDPVPAPDPAESQVLRDAMWRAVLRLPARQRAMVVLRYYEDLSEAQTAEVLGVSVGTVKSAVSRALAKLREDPELAVAA; encoded by the coding sequence ATGACCACGCCAGTGTGCACCAGCGCTTCCAGCGCCGCTGTGTTCCCGTCGTTCTCGTCGTACGTACGGGCCCGCGGGCCGGTGCTGCTGCGGACCGCCCGCTCGCTCACCGCCAACCCGAGCGACGCCGAGGACCTGCTGCAGACCGCGCTGGCCAAGACGTTCGTGGCGTGGGAGCGCATCGAGGACCACCGCGCGCTGGACGGCTATGTGCGCCGCGCCCTGCTGAACACCCGCACCTCGCAGTGGCGCAAGCGCAGGGTCGACGAGTTCGCCTGCGAGGAGATACCCGAGCCCGATCCGGTACCGGCCCCGGACCCGGCCGAGTCCCAGGTGCTGCGCGACGCGATGTGGCGGGCGGTGCTGCGGCTGCCGGCGCGCCAGCGGGCCATGGTGGTGCTGCGGTATTACGAGGACCTGAGCGAGGCGCAGACCGCGGAGGTGCTCGGGGTCTCCGTCGGTACGGTCAAGAGCGCGGTCTCCCGGGCCCTGGCCAAGCTCCGCGAGGACCCGGAGCTGGCGGTCGCGGCGTAG
- a CDS encoding DUF1906 domain-containing protein, with protein MGSTKRIIRRSVLLPTVLLALLGLPATLLAPAAGAEPERSWPRGPNVFQGWAFDTCKTPPLSTLQAWKGSKYRGIGIYFGGRGRACPTQPNLNAGWVRSAHRSGWRLLPLYVGSQAPCVANKNKRKVTIRGNPEQVGTSEARDAVARAKALGIAPGSALYLDMEAYNLRNTSCTSTTLGYIRAWNRETRRLDYVPGFYSSADSGARHMERARQAGTRDLPSVMWFARWHSRPNLYGEPELSRQAWRPHLRIHQYAGNVTESHGGRRLIIDRNQVDAPVAVIQ; from the coding sequence ATGGGATCAACAAAACGGATCATCCGACGGAGCGTGCTGCTGCCCACCGTCCTGCTCGCCCTGCTCGGCCTGCCGGCGACCCTCCTCGCCCCGGCCGCCGGAGCGGAACCCGAACGGTCCTGGCCGCGGGGCCCGAACGTGTTCCAGGGCTGGGCGTTCGACACCTGCAAGACGCCCCCGCTGAGCACCCTGCAAGCCTGGAAGGGGTCCAAGTACCGCGGCATCGGCATCTACTTCGGCGGACGCGGCCGGGCCTGCCCCACCCAGCCGAACCTCAACGCCGGCTGGGTGCGCTCCGCCCACCGCTCGGGCTGGCGGCTGCTGCCGCTGTACGTCGGCTCACAGGCGCCGTGCGTCGCCAACAAGAACAAGCGCAAGGTCACCATCCGCGGTAACCCGGAGCAGGTGGGCACGAGCGAGGCGCGGGACGCGGTGGCGCGCGCCAAGGCGCTGGGCATCGCCCCGGGCAGCGCGCTGTACCTCGACATGGAGGCGTACAACCTGCGCAACACGTCCTGTACCAGTACCACGCTCGGCTACATCAGGGCCTGGAACCGCGAGACCCGCCGTCTGGACTACGTACCCGGCTTCTACAGCAGCGCCGACTCCGGCGCACGGCACATGGAGCGGGCGCGGCAGGCGGGCACCCGGGATCTGCCGTCGGTGATGTGGTTCGCGCGCTGGCACAGCAGGCCGAACCTGTACGGCGAGCCCGAGCTGTCCCGCCAGGCGTGGCGTCCGCATCTGCGTATCCACCAGTACGCGGGCAACGTGACCGAATCGCACGGCGGGCGCAGGCTGATCATCGACCGCAACCAGGTGGACGCACCGGTCGCCGTGATCCAGTAA
- a CDS encoding lipid-transfer protein, with product MTLHHADTLGGRAAIVGIGATEFSKDSGRSELKLAVEAVRAALDDAGLGPADVDGMVTFTMDTSPEITVAQAAGIGELSFFSRVHYGGGAACATVQQAALAVAAGIAEVVVCYRAFNERSGRRFGAGVQRREPSAEGAALGWNLPAGLLTPASWVAMAAQRYLYAYGLTPEAFGQVAVVGRRHAARNPAAYFYGKPITLADHAASRWIVEPLRLLDCCQETDGGQALVVTTAERARDLPHPPAVIRAAAQGAGRAQEQMTSYYRDGYYREGFNGEGFNGEGFHGEGFHGGGFHRDGLAGLPESEVVARQLWRTSGLRPADIDVGILYDHFTPFVLMQLEEFGFCAPGEAADFVAAGGLPLNTHGGQLGEAYLHGMNGIAEAVRQLRGTSVNQVPGAAHVLVTAGTGVPTSGLVLGADG from the coding sequence ATGACCCTCCACCACGCGGACACCCTCGGCGGCCGGGCCGCCATCGTCGGCATCGGCGCGACCGAGTTCTCCAAGGACTCCGGCCGCAGCGAACTGAAGCTGGCCGTGGAAGCCGTACGGGCCGCCCTGGACGACGCCGGGCTCGGCCCCGCCGACGTCGACGGCATGGTCACCTTCACCATGGACACCAGCCCCGAGATCACCGTCGCGCAGGCGGCCGGGATCGGCGAGCTGTCGTTCTTCTCCCGCGTGCACTACGGGGGCGGCGCGGCCTGCGCCACGGTCCAGCAGGCGGCGCTCGCGGTCGCCGCCGGAATCGCCGAAGTCGTGGTCTGTTACCGGGCGTTCAACGAGCGTTCGGGCCGCCGCTTCGGCGCGGGGGTGCAGCGGCGCGAGCCGTCCGCCGAGGGCGCGGCGCTCGGCTGGAACCTGCCCGCCGGACTGCTGACGCCCGCCTCCTGGGTCGCCATGGCGGCGCAGCGCTACCTGTACGCGTACGGACTCACGCCGGAAGCGTTCGGGCAGGTCGCGGTCGTCGGCCGGCGCCATGCCGCGCGTAACCCCGCCGCATACTTCTACGGGAAGCCGATCACCCTCGCCGACCACGCCGCGTCCCGCTGGATCGTCGAACCGCTGCGGCTGCTCGACTGCTGCCAGGAGACGGACGGCGGCCAGGCCCTCGTCGTCACCACCGCCGAACGGGCCCGTGACCTGCCGCACCCGCCCGCCGTGATCCGGGCCGCCGCGCAGGGCGCGGGCCGCGCCCAGGAGCAGATGACCAGCTACTACCGGGACGGCTACTACCGGGAAGGCTTCAACGGGGAAGGCTTCAACGGGGAAGGCTTCCACGGGGAGGGCTTCCACGGGGGCGGCTTCCACCGGGACGGCCTCGCCGGCCTGCCCGAGTCGGAGGTCGTGGCGCGGCAGCTGTGGCGGACGAGCGGACTGCGCCCGGCGGACATCGACGTCGGCATCCTCTACGACCACTTCACCCCGTTCGTGCTGATGCAACTGGAGGAGTTCGGGTTCTGCGCGCCGGGCGAGGCGGCCGACTTCGTCGCCGCGGGCGGGCTGCCGCTCAACACGCACGGCGGGCAGCTGGGCGAGGCGTACCTGCATGGCATGAACGGCATCGCCGAGGCGGTACGGCAGCTCCGCGGCACCTCCGTCAACCAGGTGCCGGGCGCGGCACACGTCCTGGTCACCGCCGGTACGGGCGTACCGACCTCGGGGCTGGTACTGGGGGCGGACGGATGA
- a CDS encoding MaoC family dehydratase: protein MRAGDDLPSLTIPITRTLIIAGALASRDYQDVHHDTEAAKSKGSPDIFMNILTTNGLVGRYITDHFGPHAVLRKVAIRLGAPNYPGDELVLRGTVRSLDGDTAEVRIIGTNRLGHHVTGTVTVAMPRSSQETKQDPTP, encoded by the coding sequence ATGAGAGCCGGCGACGACCTCCCCTCGCTGACCATCCCCATCACCCGCACCCTCATCATCGCCGGAGCCCTCGCCTCCCGCGACTACCAGGACGTGCACCACGACACCGAAGCGGCCAAGTCCAAGGGCTCCCCGGACATTTTCATGAACATCCTGACCACGAACGGCCTCGTGGGCCGCTACATCACCGACCACTTCGGACCGCACGCCGTCCTCCGCAAGGTCGCGATCCGCCTCGGCGCGCCCAACTACCCGGGCGATGAACTGGTACTTCGGGGAACCGTCCGCTCGCTGGACGGCGACACGGCCGAGGTCCGCATCATCGGCACCAACCGCCTCGGCCACCACGTCACCGGCACGGTGACGGTGGCCATGCCCCGCTCCTCTCAGGAGACGAAGCAGGACCCCACCCCATGA
- a CDS encoding bifunctional MaoC family dehydratase N-terminal/OB-fold nucleic acid binding domain-containing protein has translation MRYRGRRGEGLMGVLPSEPDDDLYVRLKAFEGRPAVTGGTGKDPVNAPMIRHWCEAMGDTNPAYEGPDAIAPPTMLQAWTMGGLSGHRNGHGHSHGHGRGRPGRSSAYDALFSLLDEAGCTSVVATDCEQEYLRPLRPGDRITFDAVIESVSPRKTTKLGTGYFVTTRMDVRADGELAGTHRFRILKYAPAEGRRTPARPHPHPRPVINRDNAAFWAGVAERKLLIQRCTHCTALRFPWLPGCNRCGGDGWDTVEAAGHGTVFSYVVMHHPPFPAFDPPYAVGLIELAEGVRMVAGVVGVPPEKVRIGMPVRLEFRTVEEDLVLPVFNGRQA, from the coding sequence ATGCGGTACCGAGGTCGGAGGGGGGAGGGGCTGATGGGTGTGCTGCCGTCCGAGCCCGACGACGACCTGTACGTACGTCTGAAGGCATTCGAGGGCCGTCCCGCCGTGACCGGTGGCACGGGCAAGGACCCCGTCAACGCGCCCATGATCCGCCACTGGTGCGAGGCCATGGGCGACACGAACCCCGCCTACGAGGGCCCCGACGCCATCGCCCCGCCCACCATGCTCCAAGCGTGGACGATGGGCGGCCTCTCCGGGCACAGGAACGGGCACGGGCACAGCCACGGGCACGGGCGCGGGCGCCCGGGCCGCTCGTCCGCGTACGACGCGCTCTTCTCGCTGCTGGACGAGGCCGGCTGCACCTCCGTCGTCGCGACCGACTGCGAGCAGGAGTACTTGCGCCCGCTGCGCCCCGGCGACCGGATCACCTTCGACGCCGTGATCGAGTCGGTGTCCCCGCGCAAGACGACGAAGCTGGGGACGGGGTACTTCGTCACGACGCGGATGGACGTACGGGCGGACGGCGAACTCGCGGGTACGCACCGCTTCCGCATCCTGAAGTACGCGCCGGCCGAGGGACGAAGAACGCCCGCCCGTCCCCACCCCCACCCCCGCCCCGTGATCAACCGAGACAACGCCGCCTTCTGGGCCGGCGTGGCCGAGCGCAAGCTGCTCATCCAGCGCTGCACGCACTGCACGGCCCTGCGTTTCCCCTGGCTGCCGGGCTGCAACCGCTGCGGCGGCGACGGCTGGGACACCGTCGAGGCCGCCGGGCACGGCACGGTCTTCTCGTACGTCGTCATGCACCACCCGCCCTTCCCGGCCTTCGACCCGCCCTACGCCGTCGGGCTGATCGAACTGGCGGAGGGCGTGCGGATGGTGGCCGGGGTGGTTGGGGTGCCGCCCGAGAAGGTGCGCATCGGCATGCCCGTACGGCTGGAATTCCGGACCGTGGAGGAGGACCTTGTGCTGCCTGTTTTCAACGGGAGGCAAGCATGA